CCCCATGTATAACCCATATCGTTGGAGGGCCCCATCTTCCCTCCAACAGGAACCCAAGACAACTGATAATTCTGCGGTTCCCAGTCTGCCGCCGCAGAAATGCGTGTTTTTCCCAATATGGGAGTGCGTTTGTTGTTCAAGGTCAAAGCGTCCGGCGCGAACCAGGAGGCAAAGGCCTTTCCGCCGCCTTTCAGTGTCTCCTGCGAAAAACGGACATCCAGCTCCATGAGCTCCATCACGCCAGCGGCTACCGGCATCTGCCCGAAGGGTCGCGCTACAGGGGGTTTTCCGCCACTCGCGTCGAGAGGAATCTGCGCCCGTGCACCGACCGCGCAAATGCCCAAAGCAACCACTGTTATCCACCGAATTCTTGCCATCTTCTCCACCTCGGGGGCTACATCCTATCAAGCCTTGTACACTCCCCGAATACGACACTATCTACGGAGAACCATGGTTTCAAGACGGTTTGAACTTTCACTTCTCGCAATCGCTGTTGTTCTTCTCGCAGCTGGCAGTGCTTTGGGTATCCTCGCCGTACCGCACTCTCTTGTGTTTAGACTCGGTGTTGCATCGAGAGTCGCGTCTGTTCTTCTGCTCGTCCTGTGGGCTGTGAATCGGCGCAAACTGACGCCATGGATCGCAGTTGCGATGGTCGCCGGGGTGGAACTCGGTCTGGATGCTCCCGCCGCAGCGCTTCAGATTCACTTTCTCTCGGATATCTTCCTCCGTCTCGTAAAAACCATTGCCGCCCCCCTGATTCTGATGACCATCATCTCCGGTGTCGCTGGCCACGGAGATCTCAAAGGCGTCGGCCGCATGGCCTTCAAAAGTCTTATCTACTTTGAAGTCATCACGACGCTTGCTCTGGTCATCGGCCTCTGCGCGATTAACATCAGCAAAGCGGGCGTCGGTATGAATGTTCCCGAAGATCCCGC
This genomic stretch from Terriglobus saanensis SP1PR4 harbors:
- a CDS encoding YybH family protein, which gives rise to MARIRWITVVALGICAVGARAQIPLDASGGKPPVARPFGQMPVAAGVMELMELDVRFSQETLKGGGKAFASWFAPDALTLNNKRTPILGKTRISAAADWEPQNYQLSWVPVGGKMGPSNDMGYTWGHYEGRSKDRNGQPVVLEGRYITVWIKQPNGEWKVALDASAEEPAADCCALPKP